The DNA sequence AACGACATCCTCAAGGAGTTCATGGTCCGCAACACCTACATCTACCCGCCGGTGCCGTCGATGCGGATCGTGGCCGACATCATCGAGTACACGGCGCAGAAGATGCCCCGGTTCAATTCGATCTCGATCTCGGGCTACCACATGCAGGAGGCAGGTGCGACCGCCGATCTCGAGCTGGCGTTCACCCTCGCCGACGGGATCGAGTACGTACGGGCGGCGCTGGCCAAGGGCCTCGATGTCGACGCGTTCGCCGGTCGCCTCAGCTTCTTCTTCGCCATCGGCATGGACTTCTTCATGGAGGTTGCCAAGCTGCGGGCCGCCCGCCTGCTGTGGTCCGAACTCATGGCCCAGTTCGAGCCGAAGGACGCCAAGTCCTCGATGCTGCGCACCCACTGTCAGACCTCGGGTGTGTCGCTCACCGAGCAGGACCCGTACAACAACGTGGTGCGCACCGCCGTCGAGGCAATGGCTGCCGTGCTCGGCGGCACCCAGAGCCTCCACACCAACTCCTTCGACGAAGCACTCGGGCTACCCACCGAGTTCAGCGCCCGCATCGCCCGCAACACCCAGCTGATCCTGGCCGAGGAAACCGGGATCACCCGCACGGTCGATCCGCTCGCCGGTAGCTACTACGTCGAGAAGCTCACCGCCGACCTCGCCGATCGTGCCCGCGCCATCCTCGCCGAAGTCGAAGAGCTCGGCGGCATGACCGCCGCCATCGACTCCGGCATGCCGAAGCTCCGCATCGAGGCGGCCGCCGCCCGCCGTCAGGCCCGGGTCGACCGGGGCGAAGACGTCGTGGTCGGTGTCAACAAGTACCGCCCCGAGCATCCCGATCAGGTCGACGTGCTCGATATCGACAACACCGCCGTCCGTGAGTCGCAGATCGCCCGACTCGAGCAGGTCCGCTCGAGCCGTGATCAGGCGGCCTGCGACGCTGCGCTCGAAGCGCTCACCGCCGCCGCGTCCGGCGATGGCAACCTGCTCGCCGCCTGTGTCGACGCCGCCCGCGCTCGGGCCACCGTCGGCGAGATGTCCGACGCCATGGAGGCGGTCTTCGGTCGACACCAGGCCGAGACCCGTACCATTGCCGGTGTGTACGGAGCGGCCTACGAGGGTGACGACGAGTTCAACTCGGTGGTCGCCGCCGTCGAGGCCTTCGCCGAGTCCGCCGGGCGCCGGCCCCGCATGCTCGTGGCGAAGATGGGCCAGGACGGACACGACCGAGGGGCCAAGGTCATCGCTACCGCCTTCGCCGACCTTGGCTTCGACGTCGACGTCGGCCCGCTGTTCCAGACCCCGGCCGAGGTGGCCCGCGATGCCGTCGACAACGACGTGCACATCGTCGGCGTGTCGTCGCAGGCTGCGGGGCACAAGACCCTCGTTCCCCAGCTGATCGATGAGCTCCGCGCCAACGGCGCCGGCGACGTCGTCGTGGTGTGTGGTGGCGTGATCCCGCCGCAGGACTACCAGATGCTGCGCGACGCCGGGGTCGGCGCCATCTTCGGGCCGGGCACCAACATCTGCTCGGCCGCACACGAGGTCCTCGGCCTCCTGGGCTGACGACCGGCTAGCCCGACCACCTTGAGCGAACTCGCCGAACTCGTCGTCGCCGGTCAGCGTCGTGCGCTGGCGCGCGCCATCACCCTCGTCGAGTCGACCAACGACGATCATCGCCGAGACGCCGAGGCCTTGCTCGACGAGCTGCTGCCCCACACCGGCGGGGCCTGGCGGATCGGCATCTCGGGAACTCCCGGCGTCGGCAAGTCCACCTTCATCGAGGCCTTCGGACTCCACCTCGTGTCGCAGGGCCACCGCGTTGCGGTCCTCGCCGTCGATCCCACGTCGGCTCGCACCGGCGGCTCGATCCTTGGCGACAAGACCCGAATGTCGGAACTCAATCGACAGCCGAACGCCTACATCCGCCCGTCGCCCGCTGGCGGCTCCCTCGGAGGAATCACCCGCAAGACTCGCGAAGCCGTGCTGCTGTGCGAGGCGGCGGGCTATGACGTGGTGCTGGTCGAGACCGTCGGTGTCGGCCAATCCGAGATCGCCGTCGCCGACGTCACCGATCTGTTCCTGCTGCTGCTGGCACCCGGGGGTGGCGATGACCTCCAGGGCATCAAGCGCGGTGTGATGGAGCTGGCCGACCTGGTGGTGATCAACAAGGCCGACGGCAGGAACGAAGCGTTGGCCAGGCATACCGCTGCCGACTACCGCCAGGCCCTCCACATGGTCCGCTCGAAGTGGCCGGGACATCCGACCGACGTGGTGATGTGCTCGGCATTGCACGGCACCGGTGTACCCGAGATCTGGACCGCCCTGACTGATCTCCACGAGCGCCTCGCCGACGACGGCCACATCGATCGCTTGCGCAGCGAGCAAGCGGTGAAGGCATTCTGGGCCGAGGTCCAGGAGCGGCTGATCGATCAGCTCCTGCGTACCAGCGCCGGGTCCGGGGCTGCGGAGACGCTCGAGGCAGAGGTCTCGGCAGGCAGACGGAACGCGTCATCGGCAGCGCGCTCGCTCATTCCGTAGTCGACCGGCTCACCGGTACGGTGGCAGCCAATGAGCAAGCACATGATCCAGGTGTTCATCGGCACCAAGGCCCAGTACATCAAGACGGCGCCTCTCCTTCGGCTGATGGACGAGCGCGGCGTCGACTACACCCTCATCGACTCGGGTCAACACGCCGACATCGCCAGGACCATGCGCCAGGAGCTCGGCGTCCGTGAGCCGGACGTCATCATCGCCGACGATGGCGACATCTCGACGATTCCGGATGCGATTCGTTGGGCGGCCAGACTGAGTACCCGCCTCGTCCGGGCCAGCAAGCTTCGTGACGAGGTCTTTGGCGGCGCCGGCGGCATTTGCGTGGTGCACGGCGACACCCCGTCGACACTGCTGTCGGCACTCATGGCCTGGCGTGCCGGGCTCCGGGTCGCTCACATGGAGGCCGGGCTGCGGTCGCGCAATCTGCTCCACCCTTTCCCCGAGGAACTGATCCGGATCTTCGTGATGCGGTTCGCCGACATCTGCTTCGCTCCGACACCCGACGCGGTCGAGAATCTGCTCAGCACTCGGCACCGGGGCGAGATCATCGCCCTCGACGGCAACACGTCGATCGAGGCGGTCAGCCATGCGACGGCCACCGGGGACACCGTCACCAGCGGTCCGGCGGTCGTCACGATGCATCGCGTCGAGAACCTTCGGAACGCCAAGCGGGTCGAGGGCTGGTTGTCTGCCGTCGAGAAGGTGGCCGACCGCTATGACGTGCGCTTCGTGATGCACGAGCCGACCCGCAAGGTGCTCGAGCCCATCGGTGGCCTCGACCGGCTCCGTAAGGCGGGAGTCGAGGTCTCACCGCTCATCAGCCACACCGAGTTCGTCGGGCTGCTCAGCGCAGCGCCGTTGGCGATCATCGACGGAGGCTCGATCCAGGAAGAGTGTGGCTACCTCGGACTGCCCACCCTGTTGTGGCGGGACCACACCGAGCGTGAGCATGGCATCGGCAGGAACGTCGTGTTGTCACACTTCGACCAAGACGTTGTCGACCGCTTCCTCGACGAACTCGAAGAACTCCGACAGCCGGCGCAGCTGCCCGATGTCACGCCGAGCGTGCAGATCCTCGACGAGCTCCTCGCTCGATTGGGTTGAACCTCCCGAAGATCACGAGCCGGATCCGTCGAACAGCGCGACGACTTGTTCCGCTCGATCCTGGATGTTCCATCGGCGCAGGACATCATCACGAGCCGCCGTGCCGAGTGCCCGTCGGCGCTCGTCGTCATCGAGGACCGCTCGAAGCAGCTCACCGAGACCATCGACCGGCCCGAGGAGCCCAGTGACGTCATGCTCCACTGCTTCGGCTAGCGGAGCAACGTCGCTGCCGATCACGACATTGCCGGCCGCCATGACCTCGAGCGCCGTCTGCGAGATGCCGAGAACCGACACGCCGGTACGAAACGGGAGGAGCATGATGTCGCAATCCCCGAGCGTCTCCAGCAAATCGACCTCATCGAGGAATCCTTTGACCGTCACCCGCTCATCGCCTTCGAACCTGTGTCGAGCCTCCTCCTCGAACTCGCCGGTACCAGCGATGATGGCTGTGAGACGGGGTTCTCGATCGAGAGCGTCACGGATCAGGTCGAGAGCGATGTCGGCGCCCTTCACGCGATTGAGGTGATTGACGAATCCGATCGTGAGACCTTCTGACTCGGTTGCCTGATCGGGAACATCGACGCCTGGCAGGAGCAGACCAACAGGTCGACCGAGCTGCCCTGCGAGCTGATCACGGAGCGATGTCGACGTGGCGAGTACCGATTCGAATCGCGAGAGCGCACGCACGAAGAACCGGTTGCCCCTCCCGTCCACATGAGTGGCCTGGAGGAAGATACGACGAGCCGAGCTCCGGCGCAGAGCGAGCGAGAAGGCCTCGACATAGGGCGCCGCCTTGCGCTGGTCGTAGATTCCCGACACGAAAACGATCCCGTCGAGGTCGAGACTCCGAGCCTTGTGACCGGCGGCCACCGGAAAGATGCCAGCGCACCGATGAACTGCGTGACCGTCGAGCGTGAGGAACTTGTCGTCGCCCCACGAGCGGGAGGTGATGACGTGCAGCTCGCACCGACCAGCGAGTGCCCGGTCGAGGACTCGAAGGAACCCGATGATTCCCGAGACCCGCTCGAGCGGCGGGTAGTACTTGACGACGACGCCGACGCGCCTCATCAGCCAACGTCGGGCCGGAGGGTCACCAGAAGATAGCCACCGAACCGGCGGGCAATTCCGGAGTCTGCCAATCGGCGATCGAGGAACCGGATCAGCGAACCGAGCACCGGAGCGGTGTAGAACTGCCCGGTTGCCGCAAGCACGCGGATCCCCCGCACCGCCTCGATGTGCCAGCCGGCCGGAACGTAGCCCTCGATGTCTCGTACCGTGTCGTGGCGGACGAAGACCGGCTCATGACCACGTTTGCGGGTCATGATCCGATAGGTCAGCCCTTTGAAGCTGAGCGGGTTGTAGAACTCGACCAACATGGTCCCCCCGGGTCGCACGACCCGGGCCAGTTCCTCCAGGCCACCAACGATGTCGGGAACGTGCGGCAGAACCTTGCACGAGTACGCGACGTCGAACGAGTCGTCGGGAAACGGCAGATCGTTCACGCTCGCGTTCGCAACGTCGAGCCCTTTGGCCTTGCTCACCCCGGCCATTCCCAGCGAGAGGTCGATGCCCACGGCCCGAGTCGCGACTCGTGAGGTGCGCTCGAGGATCAAGCCGGTGCCCACGCCGATCTCGAGGATGTCGCCACCCCGGGCGTAGGTCTGAATCCGCTCGACCTCGAGGTCGTTGATCAGCGAGTAGTACCCCTCTCGCCGCTCACCTTCGTACCAA is a window from the Acidimicrobiales bacterium genome containing:
- the scpA gene encoding methylmalonyl-CoA mutase, which produces MTSHANDRTEWEKAAEAEMRGKPVADLTVTTPEGIEIQPLYTSDDVAGLSHLDSLPGFEPYVRGPRATMYTNRPWTIRQYAGFSTAEESNAFYRRNLEAGQMGLSVAFDLATHRGYDSDHPRVVGDVGKAGVAIDSVEDAKILFDGIPLDKMSVSMTMNGAVLPILACYIVAGEEQGVATEQLSGTIQNDILKEFMVRNTYIYPPVPSMRIVADIIEYTAQKMPRFNSISISGYHMQEAGATADLELAFTLADGIEYVRAALAKGLDVDAFAGRLSFFFAIGMDFFMEVAKLRAARLLWSELMAQFEPKDAKSSMLRTHCQTSGVSLTEQDPYNNVVRTAVEAMAAVLGGTQSLHTNSFDEALGLPTEFSARIARNTQLILAEETGITRTVDPLAGSYYVEKLTADLADRARAILAEVEELGGMTAAIDSGMPKLRIEAAAARRQARVDRGEDVVVGVNKYRPEHPDQVDVLDIDNTAVRESQIARLEQVRSSRDQAACDAALEALTAAASGDGNLLAACVDAARARATVGEMSDAMEAVFGRHQAETRTIAGVYGAAYEGDDEFNSVVAAVEAFAESAGRRPRMLVAKMGQDGHDRGAKVIATAFADLGFDVDVGPLFQTPAEVARDAVDNDVHIVGVSSQAAGHKTLVPQLIDELRANGAGDVVVVCGGVIPPQDYQMLRDAGVGAIFGPGTNICSAAHEVLGLLG
- the meaB gene encoding methylmalonyl Co-A mutase-associated GTPase MeaB is translated as MSELAELVVAGQRRALARAITLVESTNDDHRRDAEALLDELLPHTGGAWRIGISGTPGVGKSTFIEAFGLHLVSQGHRVAVLAVDPTSARTGGSILGDKTRMSELNRQPNAYIRPSPAGGSLGGITRKTREAVLLCEAAGYDVVLVETVGVGQSEIAVADVTDLFLLLLAPGGGDDLQGIKRGVMELADLVVINKADGRNEALARHTAADYRQALHMVRSKWPGHPTDVVMCSALHGTGVPEIWTALTDLHERLADDGHIDRLRSEQAVKAFWAEVQERLIDQLLRTSAGSGAAETLEAEVSAGRRNASSAARSLIP
- a CDS encoding UDP-N-acetylglucosamine 2-epimerase, translated to MSKHMIQVFIGTKAQYIKTAPLLRLMDERGVDYTLIDSGQHADIARTMRQELGVREPDVIIADDGDISTIPDAIRWAARLSTRLVRASKLRDEVFGGAGGICVVHGDTPSTLLSALMAWRAGLRVAHMEAGLRSRNLLHPFPEELIRIFVMRFADICFAPTPDAVENLLSTRHRGEIIALDGNTSIEAVSHATATGDTVTSGPAVVTMHRVENLRNAKRVEGWLSAVEKVADRYDVRFVMHEPTRKVLEPIGGLDRLRKAGVEVSPLISHTEFVGLLSAAPLAIIDGGSIQEECGYLGLPTLLWRDHTEREHGIGRNVVLSHFDQDVVDRFLDELEELRQPAQLPDVTPSVQILDELLARLG
- a CDS encoding glycosyltransferase family 4 protein, whose product is MRRVGVVVKYYPPLERVSGIIGFLRVLDRALAGRCELHVITSRSWGDDKFLTLDGHAVHRCAGIFPVAAGHKARSLDLDGIVFVSGIYDQRKAAPYVEAFSLALRRSSARRIFLQATHVDGRGNRFFVRALSRFESVLATSTSLRDQLAGQLGRPVGLLLPGVDVPDQATESEGLTIGFVNHLNRVKGADIALDLIRDALDREPRLTAIIAGTGEFEEEARHRFEGDERVTVKGFLDEVDLLETLGDCDIMLLPFRTGVSVLGISQTALEVMAAGNVVIGSDVAPLAEAVEHDVTGLLGPVDGLGELLRAVLDDDERRRALGTAARDDVLRRWNIQDRAEQVVALFDGSGS
- a CDS encoding methyltransferase domain-containing protein, which gives rise to MTDDHKRSKIAGYYDDYSTWYEGERREGYYSLINDLEVERIQTYARGGDILEIGVGTGLILERTSRVATRAVGIDLSLGMAGVSKAKGLDVANASVNDLPFPDDSFDVAYSCKVLPHVPDIVGGLEELARVVRPGGTMLVEFYNPLSFKGLTYRIMTRKRGHEPVFVRHDTVRDIEGYVPAGWHIEAVRGIRVLAATGQFYTAPVLGSLIRFLDRRLADSGIARRFGGYLLVTLRPDVG